The region GATCTACATTCTTGAGGGTAAGCTTGCAAGGGAATTGTTCTCCACCCGAATACTTTACAGTCACGCTCTCCTTCCAGACGTCATCTTTGATTGCCTGATGACCGATGTGCGCCTCTATCAGCCGCTTACCGTTATCCTGGCTTTCAAGCGCCCCCTCCACCCACTTCAGCCCCACAAGCGCCTCTTCATCGTCCCTGAGATCGTCCTCGTGCCCATCGAGCGTCACCCGGATCTGCATATCGTGGGCACTCTTCTCGCGCTTGTAGTACGAGAGCACCTCCGCCATCAGATGCTCGCCCTGCGTCCCATCGGTCTCCTGAAGTCGTGCCACGACCTCGAGAGGAACATTCTCACTCTCTCCCGGAGGCGTCGGGCGAACCCACTGCACCTCCTCCGGACACAGGGCACGCAGCCAGCCGACGACCACCACGAGCGCCTCGAGGTCACGCAGGTTGTAGTGCGCGATGCTTGCCAGAAGAGCGTCGCGCTGCGCCTCGGTGAGGTGCGTGCCGTGCGCGTACTTCTCATACTTCAGCACGGCATCGGAGCCTCGTGCCAGCGCCTCGTCGGCCTCATCTCCCTGTGGCAGCGGCAAGACCGCGAACTGCAGCGCGCCCGCGCGATCGTATCCCGCCACCCGCTCGATGGTCTTGAGCCCGTACGATTCCACCCCCACCACCAGCGACTGGCGCACCACCGTGTAGAGATCGACGAAGATCCCCTCGCTGAGCAACGTCTTCAGCGTCTCCACCACCGCGTCCGGCGCATCAGACGCGTCGAGGATCGAAGTGATGGTCGAGCGCTCGGTGTGGTTGTAGTGATAGACGTGCATGTCCGGGTGCTGGGCCCGACGGTGCTCGAACCACACCGCCAGCCTGCGCATCTGCTCAACCTCATCGGCCTTGCTGTGAGCCCAGCGCGGCTCGTAGACCCAGTCGCCCGCGTCGTTCCTGTACAGCAGACCGATCAAGAAGATGAGACCCTCCTGAACGGTGAAGAAAGGATGGCCCTCGTAGTCGACATACACATCACCCGCGTCTTCCGGGGGGAGCTGTGGGAACCCCCGCAAAGCGCCCTCGCCTTCGGTCACAGGCAGGACGTGCACGGGCGTGTCCGTCGACACCGCCACCTCGACACAGCTGTCCGGCCGTGCCTCGACCTGCAGGCGGGCCTGAAGGCGCAGGCGGGCCAGTCGCGCTGCGTCGAACCGCTTCACCTCACCCGTCGACGAGGCCAGCGCGCCCCGCGACGCGATGCCCGCAGCAGACAGCTTCTCGCGGTCGCGTCGCGTCAGGGAGGCGACGAAGTGAAGCGAATCTTCCTCGCGCCACTCGCCCTCGCAGCGGCCCTGGTACTTGCAGAACGCACAGTGGTCACAGGGTTCCGGACGGGTCTCCTCGGGCGCGGTCGCTTCGAGAAGTGACGCCAGATCAGCGCGAACCTGGCGCCAGTATCCCTCGATCT is a window of Pseudomonadota bacterium DNA encoding:
- a CDS encoding TM0106 family RecB-like putative nuclease, whose translation is MPPSLTPSIITAWLACPHSLTLHRLEHEKKIEKADEPRSAFSRLVRNKGEHHERECLEALRARFGTSAIFEPPLLNKSAESFEVYLGRVTLPDLQAFKGLYQIPLAHDGMQGIADFLITVDDAGQPLETFMPIDAKLARKEAKPGHVLQLCFYADAVEAITGKRPEGVRIWLGKGGADAMEEIRLDEIEGYWRQVRADLASLLEATAPEETRPEPCDHCAFCKYQGRCEGEWREEDSLHFVASLTRRDREKLSAAGIASRGALASSTGEVKRFDAARLARLRLQARLQVEARPDSCVEVAVSTDTPVHVLPVTEGEGALRGFPQLPPEDAGDVYVDYEGHPFFTVQEGLIFLIGLLYRNDAGDWVYEPRWAHSKADEVEQMRRLAVWFEHRRAQHPDMHVYHYNHTERSTITSILDASDAPDAVVETLKTLLSEGIFVDLYTVVRQSLVVGVESYGLKTIERVAGYDRAGALQFAVLPLPQGDEADEALARGSDAVLKYEKYAHGTHLTEAQRDALLASIAHYNLRDLEALVVVVGWLRALCPEEVQWVRPTPPGESENVPLEVVARLQETDGTQGEHLMAEVLSYYKREKSAHDMQIRVTLDGHEDDLRDDEEALVGLKWVEGALESQDNGKRLIEAHIGHQAIKDDVWKESVTVKYSGGEQFPCKLTLKNVDRERRVVRTEWPGDRPASAAPEVVVLDGYRFAKPKPESLQEQAQKRLDTGSFSPLAGNLLMRTAAPAPSGGHAAQPDAIASHILQLDEGAVVPIQGPPGTGKTWMGAELALRLINAGKTIGIVAMSHDAAKNLAFTHRDSRDEPRRFEKSRDHTSSTGNQSGRGRQSSHGPQVQR